One Panicum virgatum strain AP13 chromosome 9K, P.virgatum_v5, whole genome shotgun sequence genomic region harbors:
- the LOC120651098 gene encoding cyclic dof factor 3-like, which translates to MVVESAGGGGGDCLIKLFGKTIPVPEAAADKESGGSSSISSSTESDTPENASEPSPQPEVVDADDPKSSPETPPPTGAGDLAGQREKLKKPDKVLPCPRCNSMDTKFCYFNNYNVNQPRHFCKNCQRYWTAGGAMRNVPVGAGRRKNKHAAAAAAASHFLHRVRAAAAAGGDPLIKANATVLSFGGHGHGHGALQDLAEQETHLKEKLLVVPARNAGNPPSSVGPCSEGSNSTDDMAAHGGGIKDKPTTVDRPASMNNGATVWPYGGCAPSPAAYFPSGIAIPIYPAAPGYWGCMIPPGPWSLPWPVQGLSSPTGAPSLSSLGPPDPLTLGKHPREGDEGRSAVHGGGKVWAPKTIRIDDADEVARSSIWSLIGIKGDKAKQDGADHHAAAGHKHGGTVFEQKREAKKPAMIAASSPPLLHANPVALTRSVTFQEGS; encoded by the exons aTGGTGGTTGAGTCCGCGGGGGGAGGCGGAGGGGACTGCCTCATCAAGCTGTTCGGGAAGACCATCCCCGtgccggaggccgccgccgacaAG gagagcggcggcagcagcagcatcagctcCTCCACTGAATCCGACACCCCGGAGAACGCCTCGGAGCCGTCCCCGCAGCCGGAGGTCGTGGACGCCGATGACCCCaagagctcgccggagacgccgccgccgaccggcgccggcgacctggCCGGGCAGAgggagaagctcaagaagcccgaCAAGGTGCTGCCGTGCCCGCGCTGCAACAGCATGGACACCAAGTTCTGCTACTTCAACAACTACAACGTCAACCAGCCGCGCCACTTCTGCAAGAACTGCCAGCGCTACTggaccgccggcggcgccatgcGCAACGTCCCCGTCGGGGCCGGCCGCCGCAAGAAcaagcacgccgccgccgccgccgccgcctcccacttCCTGCACAGGGTCcgggccgcagccgccgccggcggcgacccgcTCATCAAGGCCAACGCCACGGTGCTCAGCTtcggcggccacggccacggccacggcgcgcTGCAGGACCTCGCCGAGCAGGAGACCCACCTCAAGGAGAAGCTGCTCGTCGTCCCGGCCAGGAACGCCGGCAACCCGCCGTCGTCGGTGGGTCCGTGCAGCGAAGGATCGAACAGCACGGACGACATGGccgcccatggcggcggcaTCAAGGACAAGCCCACCACCGTCGACAGACCTGCAAGCATGAACAACGGAGCAACCGTGTGGCCGTACGGCGGCTGCGCGCCATCTCCGGCGGCGTATTTCCCGTCGGGCATCGCGATTCCGATATACCCCGCCGCACCGGGTTACTGGGGCTGCATGATTCCTCCCGGACCTTGGAGCCTGCCATGGCCGGTGCAGGGCCTCTCGTCGCCCACCGGTGCCCCTTCACTCTCATCATTGGGGCCTCCTGACCCCCTCACGCTGGGCAAGCACCCCAGGGAGGGTGACGAGGGGAGAAGCGCCGTCCATGGCGGTGGCAAGGTGTGGGCGCCCAAGACGATCCGGATagacgacgccgacgaggtgGCCAGGAGCTCGATCTGGTCCCTCATCGGGATCAAGGGCGACAAGGCGAAGCAGGACGGCGCGGACCATCACGCTGCCGCCGGGCACAAGCACGGCGGAACGGTGTTCGAGCAGAAGCGTGAGGCCAAGAAGCCGGCGATGATCgctgcgagctcgccgccgctcctgcaCGCGAACCCCGTCGCGCTGACACGCTCGGTGACCTTCCAGGAGGGATCTTGA